In the Telopea speciosissima isolate NSW1024214 ecotype Mountain lineage chromosome 6, Tspe_v1, whole genome shotgun sequence genome, CCGAAAGAAATCTAAGATGGCCGAGCAGACGTCAGGACCCGTCACTTCCCAAGTGTGTTTGAAAAAGTGAGCCCCATATCCATCAGTGCTAGGCGCACTATCCACATCTGCAGCAATAATCACCCCCTTCACTTCCTCAACTGTGAATGGCCGAACAAGAAGCTCCCCCTCTGTCCCATCAAGCGATCGATTAATTGGAAGATTAAAAGGGGTGCAAACAACTTGGGGGGTGCCCATGTATGCCTTTTCAAAATGGTGTGCCGCTTCAAGACGGATGACATCCTCATTAGTGAGCAATTGTCCGGACGAGTCAAAGATTGAGGAGATTCTGTTGTGGGCTCGCCGACTCACAAGAGACCTGTGAAAAAATTTGGTGTTTCCATCCCCATTTTTCAGCCATCTAACCCAAGCCTGTTGGCGCAACTCAGATTCTTGAGCATTCATCAAGGACTGAAGCCGACCTGATGCCTCACACTCCTGCTGCGTAACACCATCATCCACGATGCGTCCATCAAGAAGGGATTGAAGGCGATCAACTTCAAAGGAGAGATCACAAATCTAGCCATCCAAGTTATGAAAAATAGTACGACTCCACACCTTCAACGGTTCTTAAGTGCATGAAGTTTGGATTACAAAACGTGCATAGGAGTACCCACCACAGGTTCTGACCACACCTCCTTCACCAGCGGCATGAAATCTGGGTGATCAGTCTAGAAGTTAAAGAACGAGAATTGCCTACCACGTCGAGTCATTGGTAAGGAAAGAGAGACAACAATCGGGCTATGGTCCGAGACCCCTTGATTCTGAAAATGAGAAAAGGAGGATTGGAATGTTGCCAACCACTCAAAATTACCCAAGGCACGATCAATCTTGGTGGCTATACGATTCTCACCAACTCCTGGATTATTCCATGTGAATTGGCACCCAGAGGACTTGAGATCCTCTAACTCACAATCCCGGATgtaggaagaaaaaggaagggtCATCCTTGTCGTCACCGGTCTACCTCCCACCTTGTCCCGAGCATCCCGAATAGCGTTGAAATAACTCACGACAGCCCATGGCTGCATCTGAGGGCTATTGATCTGCCGAAGGGGGGCCCAGAGAACTTCTCTATCAGGTTCAAAATTCGCACCATAAACAAATGACACATCAAAGTTACAGCCAGTGCCCTTGATAGTAACCCTGACATGCAGCAGCTGGTCAGTCGTGTGGAGAACTTGCACATCAGCCAGCTCCTTGTTCCACAAGACCCAAATACGACCTGCATCACTATGGGAATAGTTGTGTATCATACTCCACTTACTTTGGAACATGTGGTTGCAGATAGAGAAGTTATCTGCCTTAACTCTGGTctccaaaatcccaaaaatcacCAAACCATTCAAGTTGGCCCAGTCAGACATGGCCCTCCTTTTGCCAGATTCATTGATGCCCCTGGCATTCCATGCCCCGATCTTAATCATTGAGAAGGGGGGGAGGTGGGGTTGTGTACGGGGATACCCCTACCCGGGCTACGGTCATGCACACGCACAGAGTCATCAACATCAGCCCCTGCCGCCACGGCTCCCTCCTCCAGAGTAGAACTGGCCAATGCCAAAAACCTatttccattcaaaccactagCGGTGGCAGGCGCCACCTTATCTCTGACCGGAGCTGGTCGCACAATTGTCGGGGTGGACTCCATAGCTGAAGGAGGCAGTCGTGTCACGATCCCTGTCATGGAGTCCACGTTGTGGCCAACAGTTGGCAAAAAGGACGAAGAAGTATACTCCCTCGGATAGAGCCCAAGCGGTTATTGGGCACGATCTCATTCCCATGATGGCCGCCAATATTGTTACTAGTACGTAGCTCTTTCCCATTATGAGGGCTCAAGTGGTTGCTGCTCACGATCTCTTTCCCACATCGTGCATGGGAAACTCCAGGAGACTACACAGGGCCACCACATGGCTTACTATTGGCTGAAACCGTCCCCACCACGGCCCCACTACTCGAGGGAGATGCCAACTGCTTCGGATCAGGCGGGGAGACAGTTACTACCGTAGTCGGTTCTCCCACTGACCTCTCCAAATCCACCGACAAAGGCCTTTTCCCCCGTACGCGACGGTGGCCAGCCGGCTTCCAAGCATGGTCAATTTGCATTGCGTCCTGCTGTGCGACGGGCGCTCCTGTGGGTTGCTCTGGACTGGTCCGAGGGCAGCTACGGTCCCCATGTCCAAACACCTTGCATGTATTGCAAATCGGGGGAGCCCAGTCATAGTCCACACGTTGGTTCACCACCGATCCATCGTCCAGCATGATTGGAATTGAGTCCGACAACCCATCTGCCGCATTGATCATGACACAAAATCTGGCAAATGAAAGCCCCATCTTCAGCGAGGTTCTGTGATCAGCACATAAAGGGGTGCCCAAGACACTAGCAATCTTTCCCAAGGTATTGGCACCCCAAAAATGAAGATTGAGGCCATACAGCCTCACCCACAGTGGGAGCTGTGTCTCTTCCCTCTTAGAAAGGGAAACCTCCGGTGACCAAGGGCGCAAAATCAACAGCCTAGCACCAAAGGACCAGGGTCCCTCATCAAGTATTTGACGGCTGAGGTCAGCTCCTtgaaagtaaaaaatgaaaataccaCTTTCTAACCCGAACACCTCAACCTCACCAACATGTGCCCATTTCTCTTTGGTCTATCACTTCATGGTGGAGAAGGATGGACGAGGGCCAAAAACATATCCCACCAGCGCCACCTCCCACCTATCCTTCTCCTCTGCCAAATCCTCTTGACTACACCTCGCCACTTTCTTCCCATCAATGACAGAGGGAGCAATAAAGGGAATCGCATCACTACCATCCCGATCACGACCCCTATTGAACAAGCTTGCCCACGAACGAGTATCAACAACTCCCCCAACACCCTCTGTAGTAGGACTAGAAGGAATGCCAGGATCTGGGACCACCGGTGGCCATAATGGCCAGGCACATAGAAAGAGATTCACTGTGAAGGGAGCACTtttcactcactctctctcactTTTCACTCACTCCAACTCAGCTTTCTTAAATGGTCCTTGAGATcgttgtttcatttttttttaaatcattattgATAAATACAAAAGGCAGTCTTTTACACGTATTTGAAAATATAACTGTATAAAAGGAATATATACCCTACTTTATCCTTAAACGGTTCAGATTAGAACCCTTGATCTGACGGTTATTAAAATCTAATGTAAAAAATTCCTCTTACACACGATCGTGTATGAAACTTTTCCCCAAAAATAATATTAAGAAGAAAGATTCCATATGTGATACTCTGACTTTCATGGGAAAGTGTTTCTCGTCTAGGAGAGGTTCCCCTCTAAATGGGTGTAAAGAATCTCTCATGCTACACCAGTAGTGGCGCAAAGAACGCTTATCCACATGGGCTCATTATACGGTAAagataaagagaaaataatgaaaGGAGCGGTTTCCTATAGAAGAATCTGCACATTAAAACTAACCATGGGTTGGAAAATGCTATCATCCATATGGGCCTACATGCAACCCACATGGTTAGAATATAAAAAAGACATATCTGTATGGATTCCAATAAGGGGCGGTGCAGTCATTTCAGGCTTGTGTGTGACcacaatggggggggggggggcggtgaAAATACAATGACATTGcgggtatctctctctccccctttattCTCTAATAAAATCCAAGGTAAAAGGTACCCTGAAACAAAAGTGCATCAACAACAATAAGATGATGTTGATGAGTCCGTCAACTTGTGCAAAGCATATGGAATCTGATTTTCAAACGCTGATGATTCCCAAGTTCTGAGCGAGAGTGTAGGTAAAATCATGCTGCTCCCTCTTCATCTGgcaagttgagagagagagcgacGATGGGTTTCCCTTAAGATGGAACCATCAACCATGAATAAGTTGAAACCATGGACCACAATCGCTGGGGctctaaattttttattttcttttttggtcttAAATTCAGTTGAAAAGACAAGTGCATGGTTTAAGTTCATATAGTATCGGATCGGTATAGGTCACCTTGGAAATCGGTACAATATCGATATGGATCGGTCTGAATCGATCATGATTGGACAGTTTTGCCCTTAGTTTCTCTTAAAAATCAGGTTATTTGACAAGCTTACCCCTGATCTGGCATGGCACTGTTTCAAAGATATATACCGATCAACTAGACATCGGGATTAGCCTATGTCCatacggatctttatcccctctagTTCCTAGCTGCCTGGTCCAGTTCTccagtgcccctaacaaggggtGCCATGACCAAcctacccctacccgaacactctgcctggtggggtccaccactACCCCCCTCATAAGAGGGACTGGGGAACTGgcccgggcagggaactggaggagattaTTTTTCGTGTCAATACTAAAATGGATCGTTCAATTCAACCCTTCAGTGTCCGACACCTCAAACCATCACTAGTGCCCCACCACCACACAATGCCTTAATTTCCCCAAAAGTACTGATGAGAGAAAGAACCCAAAGATAAGATCCTGTATTGATTCtggatagggatgtaaatggaaatccgaaaaactgaatccgatttgcatccgtattcgtttagagatatccgggaaAAAAAtacgaatactccgataaaaatccgtccAAAAAAAACCCCGAATACTtactaataaaaaattaagtaaatattgatcttgagggtttttgaagattcaaaagattctagaatatgaggaaaagagaaacatGATCTAAGatatatggattgagagtgaattgtatccgctagggggaggaaggtccgggttacacaagctAGAAATGTAAACtgatggtcgaaaatccaaatttggtccgtatctgaatccatccgaatccatttagaggtatccgtattcgaccgaGGAATATCCAGATCCGATCAAATCCGATCCATATTCGAGctgaatctgatccgtttataTCCCTAATTCTGGATGGTTTTCATAGAGTTACCATCTGTGGATTTGTTATTCTAGAAAATAAACTATTTGGTTTCATGATTCTGTTACGTGAATCTtcttgaaaaactgtttggttatcttgagtctgtcagttggattcatcctgaatctatctgaaaaattgtttggttaccccGAGTTGTCAATTGataaaatattagtttttttaataaatattagtttttcttatataaatattagttttttatttaactaaatattagttttttattttattgattgttagtgttttatttaaaaaatataaacataatattaaactaaaaaactattttaatttaataaaatataagattttattttgttaactaTTAGTGTTTTACTTAATTAAATACtagtgttttattttaattaaatattagtgttttattatttaataaaatattaattattaaaaatattgcTTCGAGGTTGGACCATGATATTTAAATATATTATTGAATCAGGTGGTCAATTTGTAAGTTCACTTCTTAAATTGAACTCAGGAAAGAAGCAACTTTAGTACAAAAAGTGGAATCATGTGGTTCTCTTAATTTTGAGAAATTACACCACCAACcagttttaataattaaaaattacaatCCTAAAAAATTACCATTTATgaatttacgcaaccaaacacaccctacaGTCTCTACTTCATGACCACCACAAATTTTCACTGCAATTAACAGTCTTTGGCAGTCTTAAGGCATCTGAGCCCCCAAACTTTAATTTTAtaaaagatataaaaaaaattataccacCACCAGGCACTCATATGTGATCAACAGTACGTAGCAGCATCCATCCTTAAATGAACCCACCGACACTATGACCGTGAATTGCTACTTTATTTACTGCAAATTGTATCAACAACACATAAAATCAAGTTTCAGTTAAACTTAGCTCAGAGAGATGTTGGATTAGGGCAGAGAGCttcttccattctctgggcCATGCCTTGAAGGATGGATTCCAAATACGAGAGAAACCCCTCGAAAGTCAAGCCTTCAACAGGATCTGACACGAATGACCACTCGATCTGACAACCTTCATTGGCCGGCTTCGATAGTTGAAGAACCTTAATGGTGGCCATGTAagacttcatcccaatattgTTTTCAGCGACCTCGTAGCGCAGCCAACGTTCTACAGGATCGATGGCCACGAGTCTCTCCTTGGCCCACACCGTCGAGTCCATCATTTTCTCTTCCGATTCCGGCCACGCAGGGACAGAAGTTGTTGCTGTTGATTTGACGCAGTAGCGGATGCAGCCGGGCTGCCCAGAGACACCCTCCAACGCCTTACAAGTGTCGATGCCAGGGAACCACTTGTGGATGTTGAAGAAGTCCTCTAACAGAGGCCACACTTGGTCTGCGGTTGCACCTTTTAGCTCTGCGGAAAGCTTGCCTTCCCACTTCAACTGTTCTGACTGCGATGATTCCTCTGTTGCCATCGCTATATGTGATTGTGATCTACACACAGAGAGAGACTCCAAATAACCTCTAATACTCAAGCATCGATTTGGGTTGAATTTCTGTCTTTATATAGGGGAAGGGCAGTATTGTATTTAGACATACGACTATACGAGCCACGCCGACCAGACAAaccattctttttcccaaaataaatttAGTAGTAAGTACCTGCTCTGATTAATTAAAACTTGACAGATTCTATGTGGGGACCCTACACGTGCCCCGGGCCATGAAGAGTGCCTGTGAAACCATCTAGGGGATCGGATTTCTGTCTTAAACAAGGGGTGGGGCGGTATTTTGTCTTCCACTGTGTTTGAGGTAGTAGTACACCCTTACACAAAACTTTTCTCCTAAAACATTTTAAagtaaaatacaaataaaataacatgatGGGTCACGTTTCTAGAATAAAACCAAGAGAAGCATACAGTCAAAACATCATATCAGCCAAAGTTGGTTGTCGTTTACTTATTATTTTTCAAGTCTTTCTCATTTAGTATTGAGAATATTatactctttctcttcttcttgcgatttgggattttccagCTGTGAAAATCGTAGTGGTGGTTATTCAAGAGATTTTTACATATGATATCAAATCCATCCAGGAATGGCAACTTTCTTATTGGCTGAGTTCCCTCTTTAGTTATTTCCATATTCATTGTAATCTTTTATCATTTTCTTACCTtgtaaacacaaacacatgtatactttaattattttcttcattGGAGAGAATCGATTAATGCAAGAACCCTAATTTCTCAGTTCTAACATGGTAATCGGAGCATATTCAGCTCCATCGAGCCTCCTCTAGACCTGggtgattattattattatttttttctccatgGCTGACGATTCAGCCTCTTCTTTGGCTTCCCCTGCTCTCGCTTCTCCCCCACCTGGAGGCCCTGCTCCTATATCTTCTCTTCCTAATGCCCACCATTATATTTCCTTGAAGTTAACTTCTAAGAATTATCTATTCTGGCTGACTCAGATTGAGCCATTCCTTGATGGTCAAGGTCTCTTTGGTCATCTCGATGGCTCCACACCGTGCCCTGCTGCTCCGAATGAAGATTCTCTTTAGCGTGCACAAGACTATCTTATTTGCAGCTTCCTTATTGCTTCCCTCTCTGAGGAAGTTTTTCCATTGATTATTGGAAAAAGGATTAGCCAAGCTATCTGGAAAACTCTCCACTGCATTCTCTGCCTCGTCAGAAAGTTGCATCATGTCTTTAAACATGGCTCTTTAGGATCTTTGCCAGAAGGCTGATGAAAGTGTCTCTATTTTTTTACAAAGAGCACAGTCTATATCTGCTGAACTCAAGGCTGCCGGCGAAAATCTTCGATCCAGCACCTTCAATATAGGGGTGCAATAggatcgggttgggccgggctttataaaaccctagcccaaccctggtCTCCTaagctgggcccaagcccgacccgaccctgactcagggcctgaaaaatccaacctgactcgccctcagggtcgggcagggctaaccctgattggccttgatcatggggaggggtaagggagatgcatgggctggactgggttggggagaaaattatcaattttacttaaaaataacactataataaaatgtttatatcacttattatcttcatatataatatattatataacaaaatgtgggtgccatttaaagtttataatatatatatactatatcaatatatattttatagtataacttaaaacagggtcaggccgggccaggctaggcttagcccgaggcctcaccCCTGACCCGACTCGACCTTGATTCAAGGtgaaatttccagccctaaccCACCCAcagggccaagatatctcagcccaagccctgttcgggctcagagCAGGTTCGGgtcgatagggccaaacttgcacccctacttcAATATGCATATTTTTCATGGTTTAAAACCTGAGTTCCAAGCCATGGTTTCCTCTTTGCTTACCCCCACAAATGCTATTGAGTATGATGATTTACACGCCATGTTACTTAGCCATGAGTTTCTTCATCGTACTTCTATGACTAAGCTTACTCTCATAGACCAACCGCTCCTGTCCCCTCACCTTCTGCAAACACGGTTCAGCATAGCAACCCCTCAACCGATGGGACTCACACCTCTACTAGGGATGGTTGTGGGGGTCGCGGTGGTTGCGGCCATGGTGGCTTCTATGGTCAGAATCATGGCCATTTTTGGTGTCATATATGTCGATGGGCGAACCATAGCATCGATAGGTGCTACTATCGCCAACAACCCAATAACCCATCACCACCATACCCTTCCCAAGGCCAATTTCCAACTGCTCATTACACCCATCCCGCCTCCCCTTCCTACTTTGGCTATCTTAACCCAACGATTCTACCTATATCACCTCCATCACATGCTTTACCTTGGTACCCTGATACAGGCGCAACTCACCATGTCACACCAGATCCGAACTCCCTTTCACAGTATGATGAGTATAATGTTAATGATCAGCTTCATGTTGGGAATGGTAAGGGCTTGTCTAATTCCCATCTTGGTTAcacttctctcccttctctttccaaTCATTCTTTTCATTTGAATAATCTACTACATGTTCCTACTATCTCTAAACCTTTGCTTTTAGTTAATCAGTTTACCCGTGATAATAATGCAttctttaaatttcacccatctcattttcttgtgaaggatcaaaCCACCAAGTCCACTCTGCTATCTGGACCGAGTAAAGGTGGCCTCTATGAACTTCGTTCTTCTTCACCGTCTGTCCACACCACCATTCGTACTTCTCTTGGCTTATGGAATCGTCGTCTTGGTTATCCACATGCCCGTCTTCTTCGCCAAATGCTTTAGTTTAATAATTTTCCGTGCCATTCTTCTAGTGTTAGTTTTATGTGTTCGGTTTATCAATTAGGAAAAGCAAATTGTTTAACTCTTCCTGTTACTGATAGCATAAGTCTTTTTCCTTTGGATCTTATTCAtagtgatgtgtggggtccttccCCCATCCCGTCTTGTTCTGGACAtcgatattatattatttttgtggatgataatATTAagtatatttggttttatcccctCTTGCGTAAATCAGATGTTTTTAGTACCTTTGTTGCGTTTCAGGCCCATGTTGAACGTTTGTTTGAACGAAACGTCAAAGCCATTCAAACTGATTGGGGTGGGGAGTTTCACTCCttacccaaatttttttttaccacacATGGGATATCTCATCGCCTTTCGGCGCCTCATACACATGAGTAACAAGGGGCTGTTGAGCTTTTGGGCTGGAAAGGCAAACTACTCTCTATGGCGGGCAGAATGGAGTTGGTTCGTTCAGTTATTTTAGGAATGCCTTTacataatttttctatttattggtggtcttcttcctttataaaaaaaatggagggtAGGGTGTGAAATTTCATTTGGAAGGGTGATATAGACTCTGTTAAGAAAATCACAATTCGAGGGGAAGACGTCTGCAAACCCAAAGTTGAAGGTGGATTGGGAATTCACAGGTTACGTGACGTCAACAAGGCTCTACTTTGCAAACTAGCTTGGCAAATAAAGCACGAGAATTTGGTTATGGCCTCTTTTTTGCGTACTAGGTTCTTGTCAAAGTCTGGTGAGTTGAGGAGAAGCTATAGATCCTCTTCCATTTGGCCAGAGGTTAAGAAAGTACGGAGCTTCGTGGCAGAGAAGGAGAGGTGGATGGTTGGTAATGGTAGATGTATTCATTTTTGGAAAGAGAGATGGCTAGGAAATTTTACAATTGAGGAGGTGTCTCATTTGGAGCCTAGCCTTTTTGACTCCCATTGTCACGTGGATCAATTTATTGTTGACTTCAATTGGGTTATTCCTCCAGTTCAATCGTCTTTCTTGAGAGATGTTTTTGCAAAAGCCTTGGAAGTGAAGATTCCTTGTACACAGATAGAAGACAAAGCCTTTTGAAGTATTACTTCTTTAGGGCTGTCCACAGTAAAATCAGCTTGGGGAGATATTCGGAGAAGAAACCCAAAGGTTCTATGGTACTCGATGATATGGGATACGTCTCTGTTGCCTAGAAAATCAGTTTTCTGCTGGAAGATGTTGCACAGTAAACTTTCCATGGATGATTCAGTTCAATCAAAAGGAATTGCCTTGTCCTCTAGATGTGATTTCTGTAGGAATGCAGCGGATTCTTATACTCACTTTTTATTGCAATGCCATTTTTCAAGAGTGGTCTAGTCTCTATTTCTGTCATGTTTTCAGATGGTTTGGCCTCAACTGGGTTATTTATGTGATTTAGCAACCTGGTTGAAGCGCAAATCCAAATTCTTTGCATTAAAAGATGTTTGGATTGCAGGGCTGGTTgttgttcctttctttctatGGAATGAAAGAAATCTTAGATGGTTTGAGGGTAAAAGTAGAGAGCATTTGCACttgtttaatttgattttaaGAGTATTGAAAAAGCAAATTCCATCTACTAAGGGTCGGCTGAAATCAGTGGGTGATCTTATTTGttcaagaagatttggaatCCCAATCATTTCTCGTCTTACTCCTTCAATCAAGGAGATTTACTGGGTTCCCCCCCTCCCTTCACCCTTGGTTTAAATTAAATGTTGATGGGTGTTCGTTTGGGAACCCAGCTCGAGCAGGTGCTGGCGGTGTCATTCGTGACTTTCAAGCAAAGGTGGTTGCTTCTTTCAGTGAGTTTCTCGGTATTTGCTCTAACTATAAGGCTGAATTCCAAGCTCTAGTGAAGGGATTAAATATCACAAGAGATTTACGGATTCAGGCTTTATGGATCGAGTGTGATTCTATAGCAGTAACAGTAGCAATATATGGGAGTTGCATTCCCTGGCACATCTACAAAGAGTGACTTCTTCTCCGGCCTAACCTTTCTTCCATTCGATGGAAACTTTCCCACTGTTATAGAGAAGCCAATCCGGTAGCAGATTTTTTAGCAAAAGAAGCCACTAAGACCTTgttgtcttcctcttctccgaCTATGCTATCTTCAATTCGTGATGATGTTGTGATGGATGCTCAATGTAGACCGAGATTCCGTATCTAGTGACTCTGATTTATCTTATCTGTAGGCTTCCCCTTTCCCTGTTGCTAGCCATGTTGAAGGTGGGGGATGAGGTAtagcatgttttattttttcttggctggttttgtaattcttttttgttctttttaataCAATTGATcatttagccaaaaaaaaaaacaaggggcTGTTGAGCGTCGCCACCGTCATATTGTGGAGACTGGTCTCACCCTTCTTGCTCAAGCCTCTATTCCTCAACTTTATTAGCATTTTGCTTTTGAGACTGCAGTTTTTTTCATTAACCATATGCCCTCTGTGGTTTCTAATGgtgtttctctctttcaattGGTCTTTCATAAAGTGGCGGATTATTCTTTTCCTTGTGCTTTTGGTTGTCTTTGCTTTCCGTATCTTCGTCCTTATAATAGACATAAAATGGATTTTCATTCTTCTCCTTATGTTTTTCTCGGTTATAATTCTTCGCATACTGGATATAGATGTTTTGATCCTTCACAAAACCGGTTCATTATAGTCTGCCATGTGGGTTTTGATGAGCACTCTTTTCCATTCTCTAAATTGATTTTAGGCCCTCCACCAACCCCTCCCACACCTTTGCCGATTCCTTAGGCAGGGGCACCCTTGCGTGTTCCCACCCAGACTGAAACCCATATTGGCACGCCCTTGCCATCCTCATCTCCAAACTCATTCCTTGCTACCACGCCTGCACCAGCACCAATCCCTTCCCCTATTCCATTGGCCGAACCTATGTCCTCACCACATGTAACTACCTCTTCTCCACCTAGCCGTACACACCATGTCAATGAGTTGTATGCCCAATCTAAGGGTGTTCCTCCCACCCAAACCATGACACTTCGGCCACGTTCCCCCTGCCCCAATGCTTTACTTGTTACTAATACTATTGATGCTTCTATTGAGCCTACTTGCTTTTCACGGGCTTCCAAGAGTCGGAATGGCATGCTGCGATGTCAAAGGAGTTTAATGCTCTACTGCGGAATGGGACTTGGTCACTTGTACCTAAATCCTCTTCCATGAACTtgattggttgcaaatgggtgttctGCATcaagcacaaggctgatggcaGTTTAGAGCGCTACAAAGCGCGCCTTGTTGCAAAAGGGTTCCATCAACAACATGACCTTGATTATAGTGAAACTTTCAGCCCTGTGGTCAAACCCGCTACTATACGTTGTGTTCTCTCTATTGCGGTTTCCCAAGGCTGGCCTATCCGCCAATTGGATGTTCATAATGCTTTCCTCCACAGACAGTTGCAGGAGGAGGTCTATATGACACAGCCCTTGGGTTTGTTGACTCAACTCACCCAAATCATGTTTGTAAGTTGCATCGCTCCCTCTACGGCCTTAAGCAAGCCCTTGGGCTTGGTTCCATTTTCTCTTAaagttttttcttcatttggGTTTTCATGGTTCTCACATGGGTACGTCTCTTTTTATTCGCCGCCATGACCCACATGTTAGCTATATTTTGGTTTATGTTGACgacatacttgttactagtaGTGATCCATCTTATGTGGCAA is a window encoding:
- the LOC122664978 gene encoding lachrymatory-factor synthase-like encodes the protein MATEESSQSEQLKWEGKLSAELKGATADQVWPLLEDFFNIHKWFPGIDTCKALEGVSGQPGCIRYCVKSTATTSVPAWPESEEKMMDSTVWAKERLVAIDPVERWLRYEVAENNIGMKSYMATIKVLQLSKPANEGCQIEWSFVSDPVEGLTFEGFLSYLESILQGMAQRMEEALCPNPTSL